The genomic interval ATCCTTGAAAGCTGTAGTATCCGGTTGCTGCCACGAAGTTTTTCTTTCTCCTAACTGATAGCCTTCAGCGGCATGTTTTACATTATCTACTGTAATCGGATGTCCGGCAGGAATCGCCTCACTTGCTTTACCCACCAACACGCCATACATGAAAATACTGTTCCCTTCAGACAGCTCATGTATGGTAAATTTGTGCTTGGCGGCTATCGGTGTGATAATATCAAAAGTAAGCGCATTAAACTTTACTTTAAATCCTGCTGGTAAGTCAACCAGCGCGACCAGTACATTGTCTGATGGATGGATTTGTATAAAGTAAGTTGTTTCTAAAGACGCCATATTATTCAAGTTCAAAAATCTGAGTCATTAACATCCATTTCTCTCCTGGCTTTGCTCCTGGTAAAGCTTGCTGATATTTCCACATCAGCTTTTCCCATTCCTGCACCTGCTCATTCTCTGCATCAAGGGCAGCTTTATACTCAAAGCTGAAAGTATCGTTCACTTCCATCCGCATCACAAGCCGGTTAGAAAAACGATAAATCTGCATCTTTGTTATTCCCGATTTTTTAATACTGGTATAAACCTCAGGCCATATTTTCTGATGACATTTTTCATATTCCCGTATTAATTCCGGATCATTTATCAAATCAAGCGTTAAACAATAGGTCTTCATTTATTTATTTTCAATTTTTCAGATCGTGTGTATCTTTGTTTATTCAAAGGAAAGTATTTTTGATTTTATTTATTTTATCATTTGAACGAAAGATTAAATGATTTTGGCATATTTACGTTTCATCAGCCATCATTTGTAACAAAAAAATGAAACCTCAACTCTTAAAAGCATCTCCTAATCCAATTCATTCTTTCAATGCCAGGCAGGATAATGTTCCTTATATTAATAACCGCTGGCATTATCACACTGAAGTGGAATTGATCCATTTTAAAAAAGGTAATGGTACCCAGTTTATTGGTGATAGTATTAAACGCTTCCGGTCTGGTGATGTGATTTTAATCGGTGCAAACCTGCCACATTACTGGAGATTTGATGATATCTATTTTGATGAGCAGCTTAACACGAGTGCCGATGTACGTGTTATCCATTTTAATGAGAATTTCTGGGGAGATGTTTTTCTCAATTTACCGGAAAACAAGCTGATTAAAACTACCCTTGAAAAAGCCAGAAGGGGAATTCAGATTGGCGGGCATATGAAAAACAATATCGGAGAATTACTGGAACAACTTTTACAGGCGGAAGGCTCAAAGAAGATCATATTGCTGATGGAAGCATTGACTGCGATTGGTAATTGCAATAAAACACGGCTACTTTCTTCTATTGGCTTTAAACATAATTTTGAAGACTCAGAAAATGACAGGATACATGCGATCTATGAATTCTCTTTAGCCAATTTTAAACGCAAAATACAAACGCAGGAGGTAGCTGATATTGCCCATGTAAGTGTAAATTATTTTTGCAGATATTTCAAGTCAAGAACAAGAAAGACCTATTCTCAGTTCATCAATGAAATAAGAATAGGTCATGCTTGTAAATTGTTAATTGAAAACAAGATTAATGTGAAGCAGATTTGTTATGAAAGCGGCTTCTATAATTTCGCCAGTTTCCATAAATATTTCAAGTCTATTACGGGAAAAAGCCCGCTGAATTATCAGCGTGAATTTTTGAGCGACCGCCAGGCCTGATTATTTCTTTTTCGGTACTTTAGCTCCTGCTTTTCTTGCCTCAGAAAGCCCGATCGCTACTGCTTGCTTTTTAGAGGTCACTTTTGCCCCGCTTCCTGATTTCAATTTACCTTCTTTCAGCTCATGCATAGTTTCTTCAACTTTCTCACTTGCTTTTTTTGAATATTTAGCCATGATCTTAACATTTAATTTAAAAACAGGGCTATAACCAATATCCAGGATATTTAGTTTAAAAAAAATTCCCGGATGTAAGCTACAGCCGGGAATTTCTTACAATTTCCTGCAAATTATTTTTGCATGCTTGTCAAGGTCGATTTTAATTCTTTAACGATGGCTGAAGAATTGTCAGCTGCTTCGAATATTTTATGTGCGGATATTGCTTTTCCATAAAAACCAGTGTTCGATGGCGCATCTATAGCCAGGGAAGCTCCGTTTAAAGAAATTCCTGCAAAAAGACCTTTACTGCGGGAATACGAATAAACTTCGGCCTCTAGTTTATAGTCCGTATTTGCAGTCGAGTTCCTGCCTACAGGGCCAGCAGCGACAGAAAGGTCACCACCAAGCGTAAAACTGCTCTTTTTAATATCAGTCAGACTATTACTGTGTTTGAAGACTAAAACAAGATCCACTGATTGTACCCCAATCTGTGCACCTATACTGCCTCCGGTAATGGTTACAAAAACAGGATTACTCCAGGTACCATCAGCACGTTTAACCATCGCAACGCCTTTACCTCTTTTTGCCCCGATTACAAAACCTGCGTTGATTAATTTTGGTACTACAATAATCCCCTGGGTAACAGCCAGTAATTCTGAAGGAATCGATTCCTTCATCTTACTAAAATCAGCAAGAACTTTTGTTGCATCTTTTACTTTCTTTTCTTCCTTTTCCTGCGCATTAACCGAAGCGCTTAAGAATAAGCCTGCACATAAAAGAAGCGCAACTTTTAACTTCGATAATTTTATCGTTTTCATAATAGAACGGATTTGATTTGAATTCATAATTAACTGTAAACAGTTAATCAAATTCAGAGCCAAGATTAATTACAAAAAAAAAGAGCATCACTAATTTAACATTAATGATGCTCTTTTTTTATTGATTGATCTATCTTACCATACTCCAATTAAAGAAAACTACTCACCGTATTTGCCAAAGTTTCACCTGGCCAGGTTGTATCCGTTGGCAAATCGTTCCTCACCTTTTTCTTAACGATAGTAATCTCGTATAATGGAGTTAACTTTAATTTCAAAAGAGTTAGTTTGTTTCTTTTCATAATAATCGCGCTTAATTTTTATAATTATAAGCGTATTGTTTAATAAGGCAAAAGTTATTACACGAACTCACATAATGTCGGGGTATATCATCATATAATCTCTTATATTTGAAATAATGATTTTTCCGCCAACCTCAAAAAACTTCAAACTTTACCGTACTCACGCTTTTGTATGGGCGTTGTTTATTGGCTATGAATCTCTTCTGATATTTTTGCTTCATCAACCTTCTAACTCGATTATAGACTATATTTTTGTCTATGCTATTAATATAATTTTCTTCTATTTCAATACTTATATCATCTGGCCATTGATCTATAAAAAACCCATCTATATTGGGCTGGCATTTATTATCATGGAATTAATAGGTTATTTGATATTAAGATATGCTATTGCATGGCTTTATGTTATCATTGGAGCTTCAAACGTATTGCCATTCACGATGAGTTTAGATTTCATTGCCAGAATCACCTATCGGTTCATCTATTTTTTCGGACTTAGCACGGCGTACTGGTTTGCTTTAAACATCATTACTCAACGTAAAGAAATTACTGATCTGGAGAAAAACAAGCTATTAGACCAGGTTAGCAATCAACAATTGGAAAAAAGACTTATTGATTCTGAGGTCGCTTATTTAAAATCTCAGATCAATCCTCATTTTTTGTTTAACACCTTAAATTTCCTCCATAATTCAGCGATAAAATCAGCCCCTCCGCTCACTAAACCAATACTTTTACTTTCTGATATTATGCGTTATGCATTAACGGAAATACCCCAGAATGGAAAAGTAGACCTTTCAGAAGAAATAGAGCAGATTGCTTCTTTTATAGACTTAAATCAATTTAGGTTTGATCATAATTTACAGTTATCTTTCACCATTATAGGGAATACTGCTAACCTTCAGATACTTCCCCTGATTTTATTAACTCCTGTTGAAAATGTTTTTAAATATGCGGATCTTAAAAACACAGAACATCCGGTAAAAATCAATCTGGAACTTAATAATAATGAATTGCAATTTACCATTAACAATAAAAAAATAAGAACCAGAAAACCTATTCAAAGCCATGGTATAGGTCTTAAAAATTTAAAACTAAGGCTTGACGCGTATTATCCGGATACTCATGAAATTCAAATCATTGAAACAGCAGATGATTATACGTTCAAGCTTCAAATAACTTTATAACCTTTATGTACAAATGTTTTATAATAGATGATGAATCTCATGCCATCGAAACACTGAGAAAATATGCTGCAGACAGTGCACAGCTGGAGATAATTTCCTCTTCACAAAACCCATTGGAAGCAGTTAAATATATTAATGAGCATAAAGATATAGACATTACTTTCCTTGATATTGATATGCCTGAGATGTCCGGCCTTGATGTAGCGGATTTAATTTATAAGAATACAGCGATTATTTTCACAACAGGACACGCAGGGTATGCAGTACAGGGGTTTGAGAAAAATATTTCGGACTTTTTACTAAAACCTATTTCCTTCGAAAAATTCTTGAAATCAGTAACAAAAGTTATTGATAAAATTGAAGAACAGAGGCCACAGAGCTTACCTAAAAATGAAAGTTATTTTTTCGTTAACCCTGGTATCAAAGGTAAAATGCTCAAAGTTAATTATGATGATGTAGAATATATTGAAGGGCTAAACAATTATATTGTTATCCACACCCCTCAAAATAACCACATTATCTATTTAACAATGAAAGAGATTGAAGCAGGATTACCCACTAATAATTTCATCAGGATTCATAAATCATACATTATTAATATTGATAAAGTAACGATGATGGAAGGAAATAAAATTATGATTGATAAAATGATTCTGCCAATAGGTTCTTCCTTTAAAGATCAGCTCTTAAAAAAAGTAAATAGCAACGTTATTAAAACTCATCGTTAGCCGTATAATTGAGATAAGCCTGATGCTTGTTCATAAAATGATAAGCCAGGCACTCATATTCTCTGGGCTGGCTTTCAAATATTCTGTTCATGTGCATATGAATAAGACTTGAAATTAAATCATATTTATCTTCGGTTCTCCAGTGTGATATTTTAACATTGAGCGTATTAAGCAATTGATAAAAATTATTAACATCTCTTGCATACAGCTGTTTACTTTCAATCAGCTCTTTCTGGAAATTCCGGTATTTAAGATCCAGTTTACGGCTGATTAGCTTATCCTTGTTACTAAATTCTTTTGAAAAGCCAGAAAGGACCTTATTAAAAAAATCAAATCGTTGATTTTTATCCTTAATAAAGCACTTTACCATTAAAAGTGCAGAATGCACTGCAAAACTTAACTTAAACCTGGCGTTTAATTCACCTGTTTTAAATGCAGACAGGATATATTCACTATCGTAGTAAAATAAGGATTCCACTTCATTTATTAATTCTGTGGAATACCTCTCCAGTTCCCGCTGATAAGTATCTAATACTATCTCTGATACTTTTCCTGAATTACATAGTGGCTTTAGCCGTGTATTAAGCTCCAGCAATAAATGATGAGCCAATTCTTTATGGATAAAAAACCGTAACCTGATATGATGTCCAGTATCATTGTATCTGATAAAAAACCACTTAAACGCAGGATCTTTTTTCTTGTATTTCCGGATAACCGGAGACACTATATTCATTAAAATATTGTCCCCTAATGAATCATGTGCATATAATTTAAGGTATAACCATTCATCACCCGGAAAAAAGGTCCGTCTAACCTTCAATTTTTTAATATCTCCGATTATTTTCGAATTTGACTGAGGTAAAATATATGATTTTGACTGATTGATTATACAGGCTATATATTGGGTCGCATAAGGCTGTTTTTTCTTATCCTGAAGGTCTGCTGCATCAGCAGAAAAAACATATTCTTTTAATATGACTGATTCTTTATTTTTAATGCATTTCCTAAATAGATCCAGGTCATCTTTATGAGTGCTGTTAAATACAAGAAAATTATCTCTTTCATTCAAACTAAAATACGCAGGCAGTGCTAATTCCTTCCAAAAATCCAGATTCTGTGCAACTATCTTACTGATCTTGTCCCGGTCAAGTATCCAGGTAGCTGGAGAAATAACAGCATGATTTAGCTGTACACGCGGGTAGAAAGACATGCCCGGAAAAATATCTTTCAAAGAAAATGATAAACTAGCCTTAATTCCCTGGTATTGCAGATCACAAAGAAATCTAAACACGGGAATAGTCGCAAGCTGACTATTGTAGGCTGAAGAGAGTCTTGGTATAATATACTTATTAAGTTTAACTGACCTTAACAAAATCGTATGCTCACGAACAGAAATAACCAGATCATTCAATTTAATGGTGTTTTCTGCAGGGCGTCCCGGATGAGTGAGTACAGGAATTTCGTAAGGATAAAAATGCCCGCGCTGATTGATATTTGAAGTCCTGTTAGCTGGTGAAAATGCAATTTCAGCAAATATAAAATCATGATTTATGGCCATCTCTTGTTGGCAAATGTCTTTAAGCTGATGATCAATTTCTGAATTTGAGATTCCAAATCTGGCTCCTGCTTCGATTCCGGAAATACCGCCGGCCTGGTCTATCCATAATTCCTGATCTACATTCTTATATAAAATACTCATACCTGGCGGCAGTACAGATTTACTTTCCGGCAGTAAATTAAGATCCTCCTGCGTGAGCAGAATCTTATCTGTACCGGATCTTGAAATATTATTCCATTTTTCAAAAAGCAATCTTTCAGCCTCTCCCCATTTTACTGTATTTACGGAATCTTTATTCCTGAATAAGTCATCGACGAATTCATTATTCTGATTGCCAAAAGCCGAAGCTAAATTATCATATCCAATACCAGCACCCGGGTCTATGACTTCCATTAAGCCAACTTCCTGCTGATCGTATCTTTTGATAAATGAGTTTTTAAATACAAGCATTGCTTCCTCATTTTTATCTTTAGTCAGCTTGTTCAGGTTCTTAATCAGCGAAATAAACACAGAATGTATTTCCTTATTTAGTCCACCGGAAATTTCGCGCTCATACAAACTATAAGGAACATTTTTTTCATTCCTGCCAAGAATCTCCTCTATATGTTTATTCAGCCTGGGTAAAACATCATTTTGATCATTAATTGGCATTGAAAATGTATTGATCCCCTTTAAATCAAGTTGAGCATATTCCTTCAGCAAACCCATACAACGTTCATTATAGGATTTGCCGGTAACATTTGGTATCAATTCTGAAACAATTACACCTCCATTTACTAAATGATCAAAATAATCGTAAATCCCCGCATCCTCCCCATATTGTTTCACCAAATAATTTATAATAGCACCTTTGGTCTGCCCCTGATCTATAAATTTCAACAGCCCTTTCATACCGGGAATCACTTTTAAATGTATAATAGTATGTTTATCCTGTTCCGTATAATCCTGGTTAACAAAATATAATTCTCCAGCCACCGTGTACATAGAATTATTAGGAAGATATTGTATAGCTGATAATTCCTCTGGTTTTAATTTACTGACGTAATCCAGCACAGCTACAAAATCGGGAAGTGCCTTGAGTTCACCTTTACCACTAAAAAGCAGGTTATTGCCCTTTTCAGCTGTCCACTTAGCCAGTGAAAAAGAAGAAAAAAGGCCATATGGTAACGGCCTGAAACACATTCTGTTCAGATATTTCCACAGCGTGGTCTTTACCTGTTCATTGAATTGAGTATAGTCAAAATTCTTTTTCTTTAATTCAATATAGAGCGTCTGACTCGCAAAAAATAAACTGGCTCTGAAGAAATCAGTAGTTAATGCTTGCTGAAGAAAGGATTCGTTAAAATTTTCATAGCTATAGGCTGGTGACCGTACAAGTAAAAATGGGTCTACAATGAATTCAGACATTTTGAGCGATAATTATATTTGGCAAAATTGGGAGCAGCCCCAAGCGCCCGAAATTTATCAAAAAATCCACACCTATTGTACATTTATGAACAGTATTTGTCTGAAAGTTGAATTCAAAAAACAACAACCAAATTAATCAACTGACTGTCAGACCAATAAAAAAAAACAGAAATTATGATTTAGTAGCAGAAATACGGTAAGCACATCTTCTGCCCCCGTCAACAATGTACTCTATACGTTTGATAGGTACTTCCTCTCCCATAACGGTTTGCAAAGTTTTGAACTCTGCACTGCAGATTGCAGGATTCGCATGCGCAGCAGCACCGATAGGGCAATGATTTTCGATAAAGATAAATCCTTCTTCATCTTTGATTACCTGGGCCATATAGCCCTCTTGTGTCCGGATAGAGACAAAACTGTTAATCCTTTTTTCCAGGTCGGATACTCCTTCCAGTTCTTTTAAATATTTATTGGTTCCTTTCTCACCATTAGCAGTAATCAACTGTGAAACAGCCCCCTCCCCTAACAATTCTTTCATCACTTCCATCAGCTTCACTGTTAATGCAGCATGGGTATCAGGGAACCTCGACTGCCCCATACTGGTCAGCGACCATAATTGCTGAGGTCTTCCTCTGCCGGTTACGGTTTTACTCGAAGTAACCAGGCCTTCTTTTTCCAGCCGGAGCATTTGGAAACGCGCTCCTTCTACTGTCACCTTAAATTCCCGGGCAAGCGACAATAGAGACTGTGGCCCGCTGGTTTTCAACAGGTTCACAGCACCTTCCCTAAATGGCACTTTATTTTCTT from Pedobacter sp. WC2423 carries:
- a CDS encoding sensor histidine kinase, giving the protein MIFPPTSKNFKLYRTHAFVWALFIGYESLLIFLLHQPSNSIIDYIFVYAINIIFFYFNTYIIWPLIYKKPIYIGLAFIIMELIGYLILRYAIAWLYVIIGASNVLPFTMSLDFIARITYRFIYFFGLSTAYWFALNIITQRKEITDLEKNKLLDQVSNQQLEKRLIDSEVAYLKSQINPHFLFNTLNFLHNSAIKSAPPLTKPILLLSDIMRYALTEIPQNGKVDLSEEIEQIASFIDLNQFRFDHNLQLSFTIIGNTANLQILPLILLTPVENVFKYADLKNTEHPVKINLELNNNELQFTINNKKIRTRKPIQSHGIGLKNLKLRLDAYYPDTHEIQIIETADDYTFKLQITL
- a CDS encoding thiopeptide-type bacteriocin biosynthesis protein: MSEFIVDPFLLVRSPAYSYENFNESFLQQALTTDFFRASLFFASQTLYIELKKKNFDYTQFNEQVKTTLWKYLNRMCFRPLPYGLFSSFSLAKWTAEKGNNLLFSGKGELKALPDFVAVLDYVSKLKPEELSAIQYLPNNSMYTVAGELYFVNQDYTEQDKHTIIHLKVIPGMKGLLKFIDQGQTKGAIINYLVKQYGEDAGIYDYFDHLVNGGVIVSELIPNVTGKSYNERCMGLLKEYAQLDLKGINTFSMPINDQNDVLPRLNKHIEEILGRNEKNVPYSLYEREISGGLNKEIHSVFISLIKNLNKLTKDKNEEAMLVFKNSFIKRYDQQEVGLMEVIDPGAGIGYDNLASAFGNQNNEFVDDLFRNKDSVNTVKWGEAERLLFEKWNNISRSGTDKILLTQEDLNLLPESKSVLPPGMSILYKNVDQELWIDQAGGISGIEAGARFGISNSEIDHQLKDICQQEMAINHDFIFAEIAFSPANRTSNINQRGHFYPYEIPVLTHPGRPAENTIKLNDLVISVREHTILLRSVKLNKYIIPRLSSAYNSQLATIPVFRFLCDLQYQGIKASLSFSLKDIFPGMSFYPRVQLNHAVISPATWILDRDKISKIVAQNLDFWKELALPAYFSLNERDNFLVFNSTHKDDLDLFRKCIKNKESVILKEYVFSADAADLQDKKKQPYATQYIACIINQSKSYILPQSNSKIIGDIKKLKVRRTFFPGDEWLYLKLYAHDSLGDNILMNIVSPVIRKYKKKDPAFKWFFIRYNDTGHHIRLRFFIHKELAHHLLLELNTRLKPLCNSGKVSEIVLDTYQRELERYSTELINEVESLFYYDSEYILSAFKTGELNARFKLSFAVHSALLMVKCFIKDKNQRFDFFNKVLSGFSKEFSNKDKLISRKLDLKYRNFQKELIESKQLYARDVNNFYQLLNTLNVKISHWRTEDKYDLISSLIHMHMNRIFESQPREYECLAYHFMNKHQAYLNYTANDEF
- a CDS encoding DUF6496 domain-containing protein, yielding MAKYSKKASEKVEETMHELKEGKLKSGSGAKVTSKKQAVAIGLSEARKAGAKVPKKK
- a CDS encoding AraC family transcriptional regulator; protein product: MKPQLLKASPNPIHSFNARQDNVPYINNRWHYHTEVELIHFKKGNGTQFIGDSIKRFRSGDVILIGANLPHYWRFDDIYFDEQLNTSADVRVIHFNENFWGDVFLNLPENKLIKTTLEKARRGIQIGGHMKNNIGELLEQLLQAEGSKKIILLMEALTAIGNCNKTRLLSSIGFKHNFEDSENDRIHAIYEFSLANFKRKIQTQEVADIAHVSVNYFCRYFKSRTRKTYSQFINEIRIGHACKLLIENKINVKQICYESGFYNFASFHKYFKSITGKSPLNYQREFLSDRQA
- a CDS encoding lipid-binding SYLF domain-containing protein — encoded protein: MKTIKLSKLKVALLLCAGLFLSASVNAQEKEEKKVKDATKVLADFSKMKESIPSELLAVTQGIIVVPKLINAGFVIGAKRGKGVAMVKRADGTWSNPVFVTITGGSIGAQIGVQSVDLVLVFKHSNSLTDIKKSSFTLGGDLSVAAGPVGRNSTANTDYKLEAEVYSYSRSKGLFAGISLNGASLAIDAPSNTGFYGKAISAHKIFEAADNSSAIVKELKSTLTSMQK
- a CDS encoding L-rhamnose mutarotase is translated as MKTYCLTLDLINDPELIREYEKCHQKIWPEVYTSIKKSGITKMQIYRFSNRLVMRMEVNDTFSFEYKAALDAENEQVQEWEKLMWKYQQALPGAKPGEKWMLMTQIFELE
- a CDS encoding helix-turn-helix transcriptional regulator; its protein translation is MEENKVPFREGAVNLLKTSGPQSLLSLAREFKVTVEGARFQMLRLEKEGLVTSSKTVTGRGRPQQLWSLTSMGQSRFPDTHAALTVKLMEVMKELLGEGAVSQLITANGEKGTNKYLKELEGVSDLEKRINSFVSIRTQEGYMAQVIKDEEGFIFIENHCPIGAAAHANPAICSAEFKTLQTVMGEEVPIKRIEYIVDGGRRCAYRISATKS
- a CDS encoding LytR/AlgR family response regulator transcription factor, which gives rise to MYKCFIIDDESHAIETLRKYAADSAQLEIISSSQNPLEAVKYINEHKDIDITFLDIDMPEMSGLDVADLIYKNTAIIFTTGHAGYAVQGFEKNISDFLLKPISFEKFLKSVTKVIDKIEEQRPQSLPKNESYFFVNPGIKGKMLKVNYDDVEYIEGLNNYIVIHTPQNNHIIYLTMKEIEAGLPTNNFIRIHKSYIINIDKVTMMEGNKIMIDKMILPIGSSFKDQLLKKVNSNVIKTHR